From Parasphaerochaeta coccoides DSM 17374, a single genomic window includes:
- the fusA gene encoding elongation factor G produces MINDMNLMRNIGISAHIDSGKTTLSERILYYCNKIHAIHEVRGKDGVGATMDSMELERERGITIASAATNVTWKGHEINIIDTPGHVDFTIEVERSLRVLDGAIMILCAVAGVQSQSITVDRQMKRYNIPRIAFINKCDRTGANPYRVRLQLIDKLGLNAVFLEIPIGLEDKLQGVVDLVRMKAYYFDEGPNMDQQREAEIPADLLAEAQAKREEMLDSVSLFSDELMEAMLEDRVTEDLIVDAVRKGTLALELVPVFVGSAYKNKGIQPLLDGVLAYLPKPTDVVNKALDLDKKEAEVILESDESKPPVILGFKLEDGQYGQLTYIRIYQGKIRKGDELVNTRTRRKFKVGRLIKMHAASMEDIDEAGCGEIAALFGIDCASGDTFCHPSLNYSLSSMYVPNPVISLAIKPVDKKAADNMAKALNRFTKEDPTFQTYVDPESNQTIIKGMGELHLEVYIERMKREYKAEVEIGQPEVAYREAISQRAEFNYTHKKQTGGSGQYARVAGYIEPIAEGETNEKGEPKDYEFVNEVKGGSIPTEYIPSCDKGFQTAIKKGTQVGFPVVGVRALVNDGAWHPVDSSDMAFQTAALGAFREVYDKAKPIILEPIMKVSVEGPTEFQGNIFGSINQRRGVIISSSEDNNNCQVEAEVPLSEMFGYSTVLRSLTQGKAEFAMEVAKYGRVPQGVSEELKKKYQEKRKAEQK; encoded by the coding sequence ATGATCAATGACATGAATTTGATGAGGAATATCGGTATTAGCGCACACATCGACTCAGGGAAAACAACGCTTTCCGAGCGCATCCTCTACTATTGCAACAAGATTCACGCTATTCATGAAGTCCGTGGCAAGGACGGTGTCGGCGCGACCATGGACAGCATGGAGCTGGAAAGGGAAAGAGGCATCACCATTGCCTCCGCTGCCACGAACGTCACGTGGAAAGGGCACGAGATCAACATTATTGACACTCCGGGACACGTTGACTTTACCATTGAGGTCGAACGCTCCCTGCGCGTGCTTGATGGAGCCATCATGATCCTGTGCGCCGTTGCTGGCGTCCAGTCCCAGTCCATCACCGTTGACCGCCAGATGAAACGTTACAACATCCCCCGCATTGCATTCATCAACAAGTGCGACCGCACCGGGGCCAACCCGTACCGTGTCCGCCTCCAGTTGATTGACAAGCTGGGGCTTAATGCCGTTTTCCTTGAGATTCCCATTGGCCTTGAAGACAAACTCCAGGGTGTTGTGGATCTGGTTCGCATGAAGGCATATTATTTTGATGAAGGCCCCAACATGGATCAGCAACGGGAAGCCGAGATTCCTGCTGACCTGCTTGCCGAGGCTCAAGCCAAGCGTGAGGAAATGCTTGATTCCGTTTCCTTGTTTAGCGATGAGTTGATGGAGGCGATGCTTGAAGACCGAGTGACCGAGGACTTGATTGTGGATGCCGTCCGCAAAGGAACCTTGGCTCTTGAGCTTGTCCCTGTGTTTGTCGGTTCCGCTTACAAGAACAAGGGCATCCAGCCTTTGCTTGACGGAGTCCTTGCTTATCTTCCCAAACCGACCGATGTCGTCAACAAGGCACTGGACTTGGATAAGAAAGAAGCAGAGGTCATCCTGGAATCCGATGAGTCCAAGCCTCCTGTCATCCTGGGCTTCAAGCTTGAGGACGGACAGTATGGTCAGTTGACGTATATCCGCATCTACCAAGGCAAGATTCGCAAGGGCGATGAATTGGTCAACACCCGCACGAGACGTAAGTTCAAGGTAGGCCGTCTGATCAAGATGCATGCGGCTTCCATGGAAGATATCGATGAAGCAGGATGCGGTGAAATCGCGGCGTTGTTCGGTATTGACTGTGCCAGCGGTGATACGTTCTGCCACCCATCGTTGAACTATTCGCTGAGTTCCATGTATGTTCCCAATCCTGTCATCAGCCTGGCAATCAAGCCGGTGGATAAGAAAGCGGCTGACAATATGGCAAAGGCGTTGAACCGCTTTACCAAGGAAGATCCGACCTTCCAGACCTATGTTGATCCTGAGTCCAATCAGACAATCATCAAGGGGATGGGGGAGTTGCACCTTGAAGTTTACATTGAGCGCATGAAGCGTGAATATAAGGCAGAGGTCGAGATAGGGCAGCCGGAAGTCGCGTATCGTGAAGCGATCAGCCAGCGGGCGGAGTTCAACTATACCCACAAGAAGCAGACGGGTGGTTCAGGACAGTATGCCCGTGTTGCCGGTTACATCGAGCCAATTGCTGAAGGCGAGACCAACGAGAAGGGAGAACCGAAGGACTACGAGTTCGTCAACGAGGTCAAGGGAGGATCTATTCCTACCGAGTACATCCCGTCCTGCGACAAGGGCTTCCAGACTGCAATCAAGAAAGGAACCCAGGTTGGATTCCCTGTCGTTGGTGTCCGCGCTCTTGTCAATGATGGCGCATGGCATCCGGTCGATTCTTCTGACATGGCGTTCCAGACTGCGGCGCTCGGTGCTTTCCGTGAGGTTTATGACAAGGCCAAGCCAATTATCCTTGAGCCTATCATGAAGGTGTCCGTCGAAGGTCCTACGGAGTTCCAGGGAAACATCTTCGGCAGCATCAACCAGCGTCGTGGTGTGATCATCAGTTCTTCCGAGGATAACAACAACTGTCAGGTCGAGGCGGAAGTTCCTCTTTCAGAGATGTTCGGATATTCCACGGTTCTGCGTTCCCTTACCCAAGGTAAGGCGGAATTTGCCATGGAGGTCGCCAAGTATGGTCGTGTTCCTCAGGGAGTTTCCGAGGAATTGAAGAAGAAGTATCAGGAAAAAAGGAAAGCGGAACAGAAATAA
- a CDS encoding uracil-xanthine permease family protein: protein MAESHTKSGFWGILGFTKGTSNDGLLPSEAPGLGRLFLLALQQFIVMFPATVLVAILTGFHVSTTIFASGLATLSFLLVTRGQIPLYYGSSFSYIAAIVAITGGGHAGGYAPDHLIGQAQFGIMMSGLVSIFIGLLVNKLGFKRIEKFLPPTVTGPIAMIIGVSLMGTALSQASEGWIVSLVTLLATIVFSVTLKGVLGQLPILFGILVGYIVALITGQVDFSAVNQTAFFVSPHFTLPIPTWSAILAIMPIAVATIPESTAHLFQIDIYVNNLTKKRGVPEIRLSDKLGTNLVGDGIGDIVSAAFGGPAGTNYGENISTMAITRIFSVPVLIAAGVLAIIISFFGKFSALVNTIPTAVIGGLSVYLFGVIAVQGIGIIVEKKVDLFDNRSLAVISSILVIGIGGSFAFPNGMIPFFGMELPAIATAAIWGILLNAVLLLTKKDA from the coding sequence ATGGCAGAAAGCCACACGAAATCGGGATTCTGGGGTATCCTTGGGTTCACCAAGGGAACATCGAACGATGGACTGCTTCCTTCGGAGGCTCCTGGCCTTGGACGGTTGTTTCTTCTCGCCCTCCAGCAGTTCATTGTCATGTTCCCCGCTACGGTGCTGGTCGCCATTCTCACAGGCTTCCATGTCTCGACCACAATCTTTGCCAGCGGACTGGCAACCCTGAGCTTCCTCTTGGTTACCAGAGGACAGATACCACTTTATTATGGCAGCTCCTTCTCTTATATCGCCGCCATCGTGGCTATCACCGGAGGGGGGCACGCCGGAGGCTATGCTCCCGATCATCTGATTGGACAGGCACAGTTCGGCATCATGATGAGCGGCCTCGTGTCAATCTTCATTGGCCTGCTGGTCAACAAGCTCGGTTTCAAAAGAATCGAGAAGTTCCTTCCCCCGACAGTCACAGGACCTATTGCCATGATCATAGGCGTCTCCTTGATGGGTACAGCCCTGTCACAGGCTTCCGAGGGATGGATTGTCAGCTTGGTCACGCTGCTTGCGACCATAGTGTTCTCCGTCACGCTCAAGGGGGTTCTGGGACAACTTCCCATCCTCTTTGGCATCCTTGTCGGATACATAGTCGCCCTCATCACAGGACAGGTCGATTTCTCTGCGGTGAACCAGACAGCATTCTTCGTCTCTCCTCATTTCACTCTTCCCATTCCTACATGGTCGGCGATTCTGGCAATCATGCCCATAGCGGTAGCCACCATCCCCGAATCCACCGCCCATCTTTTCCAGATTGACATTTATGTCAACAACCTGACAAAGAAACGCGGAGTACCGGAAATCAGACTGTCGGACAAGCTGGGCACGAACCTGGTCGGAGACGGCATCGGCGACATTGTGAGCGCGGCATTCGGAGGACCTGCCGGAACCAACTACGGCGAAAACATCTCCACCATGGCCATCACCCGCATCTTCTCCGTACCGGTTCTGATAGCTGCTGGCGTACTCGCCATCATCATCAGTTTCTTCGGCAAGTTCAGCGCCTTGGTCAATACCATTCCCACGGCTGTAATCGGAGGGTTGTCCGTCTATCTCTTCGGCGTCATCGCAGTGCAGGGAATAGGCATCATTGTGGAGAAGAAAGTAGACCTGTTTGACAACCGTTCCCTGGCTGTCATCTCATCCATTTTGGTAATTGGCATAGGAGGAAGTTTTGCCTTCCCCAATGGCATGATTCCCTTCTTCGGCATGGAACTTCCCGCCATTGCAACGGCGGCCATCTGGGGTATCCTGCTGAACGCGGTACTGCTGTTGACCAAAAAAGACGCGTAA